The Desulfobulbaceae bacterium DB1 genome contains a region encoding:
- a CDS encoding integrase, translating into MPLTDTAIRNAKPQSKQYKLTDEKGMYLLVNKAGKYFRLDYRYAGKRKTLALGVYPDVKLVEAREKRDHARKMIANGVDPGQTRKVQKSIQIEQSENSFEAVAREWHGKYSSNWADSHAMKIIRRFELYIFPWLGSRPISEIAPPELLAVLRRIESQGILETSHRAQQNCGQVFRYAIATGRAERDPSADLRGALTPAKHARMATITDPKKIGELLRAIDSYEGTPVAKCALKLAPLVFVRPGELRHAEWAEIDLDTAEWRIPAEKMKMKDPHIVPLSSQAVEVLTEILPITGKGRYVFPSVRTNARPMSENTVLAALRRMGFTKEEMSGHGFRAMASTVLHEQGWPSDVIERQLAHAERNSIKAAYNHAQHLPERRKMMQAWADYLEKLKGDPA; encoded by the coding sequence ATGCCGCTCACAGATACCGCCATTCGCAACGCCAAGCCCCAAAGTAAGCAGTACAAGCTGACTGATGAGAAGGGAATGTATCTTCTGGTCAACAAGGCCGGGAAATATTTTCGCCTTGATTACCGTTATGCGGGTAAGCGCAAGACCCTTGCCCTTGGTGTTTACCCAGACGTAAAACTTGTTGAGGCAAGAGAAAAGCGTGATCACGCCAGAAAGATGATTGCCAATGGCGTTGATCCTGGGCAGACCCGCAAGGTTCAAAAATCCATACAGATCGAACAGTCTGAAAACAGCTTTGAAGCAGTGGCCAGAGAATGGCATGGGAAATATTCCTCAAACTGGGCGGATAGTCATGCCATGAAAATAATTCGCAGGTTTGAACTGTATATTTTTCCCTGGCTTGGCTCCCGCCCAATATCTGAAATTGCACCGCCGGAGCTTCTTGCGGTCCTTCGCAGAATTGAAAGTCAGGGCATTTTGGAAACATCGCATCGGGCGCAACAGAACTGCGGCCAAGTTTTCCGGTATGCCATAGCAACGGGCAGGGCGGAGCGTGATCCTTCCGCAGACCTGCGAGGCGCATTAACCCCGGCAAAGCATGCACGGATGGCGACCATAACCGATCCAAAAAAAATCGGCGAATTGCTGCGGGCCATTGATAGCTATGAAGGAACACCGGTGGCCAAATGTGCTTTAAAATTGGCCCCATTGGTTTTCGTCCGCCCTGGAGAGCTTCGGCATGCTGAGTGGGCAGAAATTGATCTTGATACGGCCGAGTGGCGTATCCCGGCAGAAAAAATGAAGATGAAAGACCCGCATATCGTCCCTTTATCCTCCCAGGCAGTAGAGGTTTTGACTGAGATTTTGCCGATTACCGGCAAGGGCCGGTATGTCTTTCCAAGCGTCAGAACAAATGCCCGGCCCATGAGTGAGAATACCGTTTTAGCCGCCTTGCGACGCATGGGTTTTACCAAGGAAGAGATGTCCGGTCACGGTTTCAGGGCCATGGCGTCAACCGTCCTGCATGAACAGGGCTGGCCGTCGGATGTTATCGAACGCCAGCTTGCCCATGCAGAACGGAACAGCATCAAAGCCGCCTACAATCATGCTCAACACCTGCCGGAACGTAGGAAGATGATGCAGGCATGGGCCGACTACCTGGAAAAATTAAAAGGTGACCCGGCATGA
- a CDS encoding AlpA family transcriptional regulator has translation MANTNQEKLSILRRKQVEKRTGLSRSTIYLRIQEGTFPRPINLGARAVGWLENEIEAWLADRLEVRNNS, from the coding sequence ATGGCGAACACAAACCAAGAGAAACTTTCCATCCTCCGGCGCAAGCAGGTTGAGAAACGCACCGGCTTGTCCCGGTCAACCATTTATCTCCGTATCCAGGAAGGCACTTTCCCGAGACCGATCAACCTGGGAGCGCGTGCTGTTGGCTGGCTGGAAAATGAGATTGAAGCATGGCTGGCTGACAGGCTGGAAGTCCGCAACAACAGCTAA
- a CDS encoding DNA-binding protein: MAKRHPNPRLVKTHRSYTVEEVAGLYGIHKNTVRNWVKNGLAPIDSKRPTLIQGSVLAEYLQDRRTKNKQKCKPGELFCVRCHVPRPAAEDMAEYSPVNEKTGNLIAICPVCDTLMNRRVSLAKIGQIRGNMDITFPEELQHIVDITKPSVNCDLR; the protein is encoded by the coding sequence ATGGCAAAGCGTCATCCAAATCCACGCTTGGTTAAAACTCACCGCAGCTACACAGTGGAAGAGGTGGCCGGTTTGTACGGCATCCATAAAAACACGGTGCGGAACTGGGTCAAGAACGGACTCGCACCCATCGACAGCAAGCGGCCCACCCTCATTCAAGGCAGTGTCCTGGCGGAGTACCTGCAAGACCGGCGGACAAAAAACAAGCAGAAATGCAAGCCGGGAGAACTCTTCTGTGTCCGGTGCCATGTCCCGAGGCCAGCGGCGGAAGATATGGCGGAATATTCACCAGTCAACGAAAAGACCGGCAACCTGATTGCCATTTGTCCGGTCTGTGACACCCTCATGAACCGGAGGGTCAGTTTGGCCAAAATCGGGCAAATCAGAGGCAATATGGACATCACGTTCCCGGAAGAGCTGCAACACATAGTTGATATTACAAAGCCCTCCGTAAACTGTGATTTGAGATAG